One stretch of Corallococcus soli DNA includes these proteins:
- the rnr gene encoding ribonuclease R — translation MSLSQEHIRQLLAEADHPLGVKELLRLGGLHPGQQTELKRALRELVRAGVILKDGKRFRLEGPRRPAAPEADAEPRRPAAAPPTRKRGPVPGSGREERRPAFRDVSPSGFSRGADDFRRRQQRGDRGRDERFADSNEPTMEGILHVHRDGFGFVHPVSGEGENVFLPPQEAQRALDNDRVLVEVAGKPGRFEGRLLKVINRRRELAVGTYVEQGRHSLVTPNDTSLPGPIRVPATQMARDGDLVKVRLGVGADLLEPGQGLFGEVAGSLGRPGEPSAEVLGSAFSQGFSDEFPPEVMDEADAFAVRVTEAEATAENRRDLRSLPLITIDGEDARDFDDAVYAEPRADGWRLVVAIADVSHYVKERSALDAEALNRATSVYLPDRVLPMLPERLSNGICSLRPDEDRLCMVADMTFDRQGTRRSSELYPAVMRSVARCTYNEVQDVLEGQDVPHRNAFKPQFEQLMALARALMGMRKARGAIDFDVPEHKVVLGPDGLPLRMEKRERKDSHRLIEECMLAANEAVATYFQDEGLPSVYRFHGEPDPEKLAAFATLAEAYGFHLDVDDGVSSKELDAFITQLHGHPEQRALNQLLLRSMMQAIYTATRVGHYGLAAENYLHFTSPIRRYPDLLVHRILKAVWARKGKRPSEAQLEREEERLEGMAQQCSERERAAMTVEREVVSFYAALLMKDRVGEEFDATVAGIAEFGFFVELDTEHVEGLVKAETLGPGSKLDKRVHSLVYPNGRRVRVGQKLRVRLLSASTVSRKIDFEALQFEGESPLARAEAAPPTSRRREYASEAPPRHGGRAGRGEREAFKAGRKPWEKAPPAEAPVGRKPWEKAAPSDTLLERKPWEKPSSAKAPAGRKPWEKAAPGEAPAGRKPWEKAAPGDETSGRKPRADAAPWDVSAEQTPFGVRTWEPPTDEDVASEEAAFLTGYDDATRAASTDEATPEETSKPRPRGRFSREGRREEAAPARAGSRFSRARSEDAAPEARAPKAEPATPTKGKRRLFRPAEPVRPPPDVGDAPSDDVPEVKAPREDFTPPGPAFDADGFGEDAPAVSPHPGFDRIRALAAQRGLLSESPAPGRGSTAKKGRKPATQSRAKPAKKSPAGKKKPGGKKGASPKPGRGAPGKRKR, via the coding sequence GTGAGCCTTTCCCAAGAACACATCCGACAGCTCCTCGCCGAGGCCGACCACCCGTTGGGCGTGAAGGAACTCCTGCGCCTCGGGGGGCTCCATCCCGGCCAGCAGACCGAACTCAAGCGCGCCCTGCGTGAGCTGGTGCGAGCCGGCGTCATCCTCAAGGACGGCAAGCGCTTCCGCCTGGAGGGGCCCCGCCGGCCCGCTGCCCCGGAGGCCGACGCGGAGCCCCGCCGTCCGGCGGCAGCACCGCCCACGCGCAAGCGCGGCCCCGTGCCGGGCAGCGGGCGCGAGGAGCGCCGGCCCGCCTTCCGCGACGTGTCCCCCAGCGGCTTCTCCCGGGGAGCGGACGACTTCCGGCGCCGCCAGCAGCGTGGCGACCGGGGCAGGGACGAGCGCTTCGCGGACTCCAACGAGCCCACGATGGAGGGCATCCTCCACGTCCACCGGGACGGCTTCGGCTTCGTGCACCCGGTGTCCGGCGAGGGCGAGAACGTCTTCCTGCCGCCGCAGGAGGCCCAGCGGGCGCTCGACAACGACCGGGTCCTCGTGGAGGTGGCGGGCAAGCCGGGACGCTTTGAAGGCCGGCTGCTGAAGGTCATCAACCGCCGGCGCGAGCTGGCGGTGGGCACGTACGTGGAGCAGGGCCGGCACTCGCTGGTGACGCCCAATGACACGAGCCTGCCGGGGCCCATCCGGGTCCCCGCGACGCAGATGGCGCGCGACGGCGACCTGGTGAAGGTGCGCCTGGGCGTGGGCGCGGATCTGCTGGAGCCGGGGCAGGGCCTCTTCGGTGAGGTGGCCGGCTCGCTGGGCCGGCCGGGCGAGCCGAGCGCGGAGGTGCTGGGGTCGGCCTTCTCGCAGGGCTTCTCCGACGAGTTCCCTCCCGAGGTGATGGACGAGGCGGATGCGTTCGCCGTGCGCGTCACCGAGGCCGAGGCGACGGCGGAGAACCGCCGCGATCTGCGCTCGCTGCCGTTGATCACCATCGACGGCGAGGACGCGCGCGACTTCGACGACGCGGTGTACGCGGAGCCTCGCGCCGACGGCTGGCGCCTGGTGGTGGCCATCGCGGACGTGTCCCACTACGTGAAGGAGCGCAGCGCGCTGGACGCGGAGGCCCTCAACCGCGCCACGTCGGTGTACCTGCCGGACCGTGTGCTGCCCATGCTGCCGGAGCGGCTGAGCAACGGCATCTGTTCGCTGCGTCCGGACGAGGACCGGCTGTGCATGGTGGCGGACATGACGTTCGACCGTCAGGGCACGCGCCGCTCGTCGGAGCTGTACCCGGCGGTGATGCGCAGCGTGGCGCGCTGCACGTACAACGAGGTGCAGGACGTCCTGGAGGGCCAGGACGTGCCGCACCGCAACGCCTTCAAGCCGCAGTTCGAGCAGCTGATGGCGCTGGCGCGCGCGCTGATGGGCATGCGCAAGGCGCGAGGCGCCATCGACTTCGACGTGCCGGAGCACAAGGTGGTGCTCGGGCCGGACGGCCTGCCCCTGCGCATGGAGAAGCGCGAGCGCAAGGACAGCCACCGGCTCATCGAGGAGTGCATGCTCGCCGCCAACGAGGCGGTGGCCACGTACTTCCAGGACGAGGGCCTGCCGTCGGTGTACCGGTTCCACGGCGAGCCGGATCCGGAGAAGCTGGCCGCGTTCGCGACGCTGGCGGAGGCGTACGGCTTCCACCTGGACGTGGATGACGGCGTGTCGTCGAAGGAACTGGACGCGTTCATCACGCAGCTGCACGGCCACCCGGAGCAGCGGGCGCTCAACCAGCTGCTGCTGCGCTCGATGATGCAGGCCATCTACACCGCGACGCGGGTGGGCCACTACGGGCTCGCGGCGGAGAACTACCTGCACTTCACGTCGCCCATCCGGCGGTATCCGGACCTGCTGGTGCACCGCATCCTCAAGGCGGTGTGGGCGCGCAAGGGCAAGCGGCCGTCGGAAGCGCAGCTGGAGCGCGAGGAGGAGCGGCTGGAGGGTATGGCCCAGCAGTGCTCGGAGCGCGAGCGCGCGGCCATGACGGTGGAGCGCGAGGTGGTGTCGTTCTACGCGGCGCTCCTGATGAAGGACCGCGTGGGCGAGGAGTTCGACGCGACGGTGGCGGGCATCGCCGAGTTCGGCTTCTTCGTGGAGCTGGACACGGAGCACGTCGAGGGCCTGGTCAAGGCAGAGACGCTGGGGCCGGGGTCCAAGCTGGACAAGCGCGTGCACTCGCTCGTGTATCCGAACGGGCGGCGCGTGCGCGTGGGGCAGAAGCTGCGCGTGCGCCTGCTGTCCGCGAGCACCGTGTCGCGGAAGATCGACTTCGAGGCGCTCCAGTTCGAAGGTGAGTCGCCGCTCGCGCGCGCCGAGGCCGCGCCGCCGACCTCCCGCCGCCGCGAGTACGCGAGCGAAGCGCCTCCGCGCCATGGGGGCAGGGCCGGCCGCGGCGAGCGCGAGGCCTTCAAGGCGGGCCGCAAGCCCTGGGAGAAGGCCCCTCCGGCGGAAGCGCCCGTGGGTCGCAAGCCCTGGGAGAAGGCCGCCCCGTCGGACACGCTGCTGGAGCGCAAGCCGTGGGAGAAGCCCTCCTCGGCGAAGGCTCCAGCAGGCCGCAAGCCGTGGGAGAAGGCTGCGCCGGGAGAGGCTCCAGCGGGCCGCAAGCCGTGGGAGAAGGCTGCTCCTGGGGATGAGACCTCGGGCCGCAAGCCCAGGGCGGATGCCGCCCCGTGGGACGTGTCGGCGGAGCAGACGCCCTTTGGCGTCCGGACGTGGGAGCCGCCCACGGACGAGGACGTCGCCTCGGAAGAGGCCGCGTTCCTGACCGGCTACGACGATGCCACGCGCGCTGCATCCACGGACGAAGCCACCCCCGAGGAAACCTCCAAGCCCCGCCCGCGTGGCCGCTTCAGCCGCGAAGGTCGCCGCGAGGAGGCCGCACCGGCTCGGGCTGGCTCTCGCTTCTCGCGTGCCCGGTCCGAGGACGCCGCACCCGAGGCGCGCGCACCGAAGGCGGAGCCGGCCACCCCGACGAAGGGCAAGCGTCGCCTGTTCCGCCCCGCGGAGCCGGTGCGCCCGCCGCCCGATGTCGGTGACGCACCGTCCGACGACGTGCCGGAGGTGAAGGCACCGCGTGAGGACTTCACGCCGCCGGGGCCGGCCTTCGACGCCGACGGCTTCGGTGAGGACGCGCCAGCCGTGTCGCCGCACCCGGGCTTCGACCGGATCCGCGCCCTGGCCGCGCAGCGGGGCCTGCTGTCCGAGTCTCCGGCTCCGGGCCGCGGAAGCACCGCGAAGAAGGGCCGCAAGCCAGCGACGCAATCGCGCGCGAAGCCCGCGAAGAAGTCCCCGGCGGGGAAGAAGAAGCCCGGCGGGAAGAAGGGCGCGAGCCCGAAGCCGGGGCGCGGTGCTCCTGGCAAGCGCAAGCGCTGA
- a CDS encoding DUF3185 family protein produces MGAVRIVGLMLAVAGGVLLFTGLKAKDSLTERASELLTGRNTEQTTLYVAGGGAALVGGVLLALFGGGRGRR; encoded by the coding sequence GTGGGCGCTGTGCGAATCGTGGGGTTGATGCTCGCCGTCGCGGGCGGGGTGCTGCTGTTCACCGGGCTCAAGGCGAAGGACTCGCTGACCGAGCGCGCCAGTGAGCTGCTCACCGGGCGCAACACCGAGCAGACGACGCTCTACGTCGCGGGCGGCGGCGCGGCGCTCGTGGGCGGGGTGCTGCTGGCCCTCTTCGGAGGAGGGCGGGGCCGCCGTTAG
- a CDS encoding tetratricopeptide repeat protein: MKRLGRVGLMLGVLTLGGTFGCSDEKAEKAKEHRIKGTNFLADKNYAEATKEYEESLKLDPTQDKVWEKKAFAHLQLGQTDAAAEAAMKLMDFAKTPDDKAGVYRNIAAMYAKNGPMEKAVQYFQEALKINPKDTDSLGWIAEMHSQRGGARSMTAPAVPEELEKALKVYDQVIAINPDSANSYLNKRVVMAKYMEHSKAMRDAAEQEAIEAATPPKPEKGKKAVVDPDAAERVAAAKASAAAHQVRIDQLQAEFNEMTKQFGEATKRAKAAQAAQASDKK, translated from the coding sequence ATGAAGCGGTTGGGACGCGTGGGATTGATGCTCGGGGTGCTGACCCTGGGCGGGACCTTCGGCTGTTCGGACGAGAAGGCGGAGAAGGCCAAGGAGCACCGGATCAAGGGCACCAACTTCCTCGCCGACAAGAACTACGCGGAGGCGACGAAGGAGTACGAGGAGTCGCTGAAGCTGGACCCCACCCAGGACAAGGTCTGGGAGAAGAAGGCCTTCGCGCACCTGCAGCTGGGGCAGACGGATGCGGCCGCCGAGGCGGCGATGAAGCTGATGGACTTCGCCAAGACGCCTGACGACAAGGCCGGCGTCTACCGCAACATCGCGGCCATGTACGCGAAGAACGGCCCGATGGAGAAGGCGGTGCAGTACTTCCAGGAGGCGCTGAAGATCAACCCGAAGGACACCGACTCCCTGGGCTGGATCGCGGAGATGCACTCGCAGCGCGGCGGCGCCCGCAGCATGACGGCCCCGGCGGTTCCCGAGGAGTTGGAGAAGGCGCTGAAGGTCTATGACCAGGTCATCGCCATCAACCCGGACTCCGCCAACTCGTACCTCAACAAGCGCGTCGTGATGGCGAAGTACATGGAGCACTCGAAGGCCATGCGCGACGCCGCCGAGCAGGAGGCCATCGAGGCCGCCACGCCGCCGAAGCCGGAGAAGGGCAAGAAGGCCGTCGTGGATCCGGACGCGGCCGAGCGCGTCGCCGCCGCCAAGGCGAGCGCCGCGGCCCACCAGGTGCGCATCGACCAGCTCCAGGCCGAGTTCAACGAGATGACGAAGCAGTTCGGCGAGGCGACCAAGCGCGCCAAGGCCGCGCAGGCCGCGCAGGCCTCCGACAAGAAGTAG
- a CDS encoding FecCD family ABC transporter permease, with amino-acid sequence MRFWLLLALCLMACAVAPFIGPGFSADTADFIFWQLRVPRTLMAMLVGGTLSLVGAVYQSLFANPLAAPSTVGTTAGATLGALVAIVLGARLAPGGLPLITAAAFVGALGVSFIVAAIAAGRRVRMNDVVLAGIACSMAAGALATGLQFSADSAELMAATRWSLGHLPQVGYSGVLMLSPFALVTGVGLLALTRALEVFIAGEEHAESQGVPVRRVRTVAIGLGALGVAACVAWCGPIAFVELIVPHLVRRTLGVSRRVLLPGSVVVGAAFLALCDASARVILPGRELPVGVVTAALGTPLLVYLVARGRP; translated from the coding sequence ATGAGGTTCTGGCTCCTGCTGGCGCTGTGCCTGATGGCTTGCGCGGTGGCGCCGTTCATCGGCCCGGGCTTCTCCGCGGACACGGCGGACTTCATCTTCTGGCAGCTGCGCGTGCCCCGCACGCTGATGGCGATGCTGGTGGGCGGCACGCTGTCGCTCGTCGGCGCGGTGTACCAGTCGCTCTTCGCGAACCCGCTGGCCGCGCCCAGCACCGTGGGCACCACCGCCGGAGCGACCCTGGGCGCCCTGGTGGCCATCGTCCTGGGGGCCCGGCTGGCGCCCGGGGGCCTGCCACTCATCACCGCCGCCGCCTTCGTGGGGGCCCTGGGCGTCAGCTTCATCGTGGCCGCCATCGCCGCGGGCCGCCGGGTGCGGATGAACGACGTGGTGCTCGCGGGCATCGCCTGCTCCATGGCGGCCGGGGCGCTCGCCACCGGGTTGCAGTTCTCCGCGGACTCCGCGGAGCTGATGGCCGCCACCCGCTGGTCCCTGGGGCACCTGCCCCAGGTGGGCTATTCGGGCGTGCTGATGCTGTCGCCCTTCGCGCTCGTCACCGGGGTGGGCCTGCTCGCCCTCACCCGCGCCCTGGAGGTGTTCATCGCCGGGGAGGAGCACGCCGAGTCCCAGGGCGTCCCCGTCCGCCGCGTGCGCACGGTGGCCATCGGCCTGGGCGCGCTGGGCGTGGCCGCGTGTGTCGCCTGGTGTGGCCCCATCGCCTTCGTGGAGCTCATCGTCCCGCACCTGGTGCGCCGGACGCTGGGGGTGAGCCGGCGCGTCCTGCTGCCCGGGTCGGTGGTGGTGGGGGCCGCGTTCCTCGCATTGTGCGATGCGTCGGCCCGCGTCATCCTGCCGGGCCGTGAATTGCCAGTGGGGGTGGTGACGGCCGCCCTTGGCACCCCCCTGCTCGTCTACCTGGTCGCGCGCGGTCGCCCCTGA
- a CDS encoding ABC transporter ATP-binding protein, giving the protein MTAGLTLDTVTVRARGRTLLDGVSLDVAPGEFVAIVGPNGAGKSTLLRVALGLLRPDAGRARVEGRDVADLAPKERAARLAWLPQRLEAAEPITALEQVVAARYRFPESRRASEAAAHRALAEVGAQDFAVRPVTELSGGERQRVAMAGLLAQETPWVLLDEPANFLDPAQQMDLYTRVGQLWRAGRGLLCVTHDVNVLTHARVPGTRAPRVVGLAQGRVRFDVDYDAPDLGEHLGALFGVRMRSTSVDGHRVFVGLPHGGGAR; this is encoded by the coding sequence ATGACGGCCGGGCTGACGCTGGACACGGTGACGGTGCGCGCGCGCGGGCGGACGCTGCTGGACGGCGTGTCCCTGGACGTCGCGCCCGGCGAGTTCGTGGCCATCGTCGGGCCCAATGGCGCCGGAAAGTCGACGCTCCTGCGCGTGGCGCTGGGGCTGCTACGGCCCGACGCCGGGAGGGCACGCGTGGAGGGGCGCGACGTGGCGGACCTCGCGCCGAAGGAGCGCGCGGCGCGGCTCGCGTGGCTGCCGCAGCGGCTGGAGGCGGCGGAGCCCATCACCGCGCTGGAGCAGGTGGTGGCGGCGCGCTACCGCTTCCCGGAGTCCCGCCGAGCCTCCGAGGCGGCGGCGCACCGGGCGCTCGCGGAGGTGGGAGCCCAGGACTTCGCGGTGCGCCCCGTGACGGAGCTGTCCGGAGGCGAGCGGCAGCGCGTGGCGATGGCGGGCCTGCTGGCACAGGAGACGCCGTGGGTGTTGCTGGACGAGCCCGCCAACTTCCTGGACCCCGCGCAGCAGATGGACCTGTACACGCGCGTGGGCCAGTTGTGGCGCGCAGGCCGGGGCCTGCTCTGCGTCACGCACGACGTCAACGTGCTCACCCACGCGCGCGTCCCCGGCACCCGAGCCCCCCGCGTGGTGGGACTGGCCCAGGGGCGCGTGAGGTTCGACGTGGACTACGACGCACCCGACCTGGGCGAGCACCTGGGCGCGCTGTTCGGGGTGCGGATGCGCAGCACGTCCGTGGACGGACACCGCGTCTTCGTCGGCCTGCCCCATGGCGGAGGCGCGCGATGA
- a CDS encoding ABC transporter substrate-binding protein — protein sequence MSPFRLPSLLVVVLALAAGCQKSAPPASEAQARRIVSLSPSVTETLFALGAGPEVVGVSDYTVLPEGTPALPKVGTTFAPNFEAIARLKPTLLVDQQVKQAPAEALSALAPLKVLPWLSLSDVVASVKELGRLSGREAQATALAERFQGTLSRPAPKDAPRVLLVLGDASGTLSEVWYMKRGSLHGAALEAAGARNAVAEDGAGPPNLSLEGLIAVDPDAVLLLVTAAEMDAGQQALVLAPWKKLTGLRAAREDRVRLVIGPDVQSTGPAILDVVERLRSALGTLPSAR from the coding sequence ATGAGTCCCTTCCGCCTCCCCTCCCTGCTCGTCGTCGTGCTGGCGCTCGCGGCCGGCTGCCAGAAGTCGGCGCCTCCCGCTTCAGAGGCGCAGGCGCGGCGGATCGTCTCGCTGTCGCCGTCCGTCACGGAGACGCTCTTCGCGCTGGGCGCGGGTCCGGAGGTGGTGGGCGTTTCGGACTACACGGTGCTGCCCGAAGGCACCCCCGCCCTGCCGAAGGTGGGCACCACGTTCGCGCCGAACTTCGAGGCCATCGCGAGGCTCAAGCCCACGCTGCTCGTGGATCAGCAGGTGAAGCAGGCGCCCGCGGAGGCGCTGTCCGCGCTCGCGCCGCTGAAGGTCCTGCCGTGGCTCTCGCTCTCCGACGTGGTGGCGAGCGTGAAGGAGCTGGGCCGGCTGAGTGGACGCGAGGCCCAGGCCACGGCGTTGGCGGAGCGGTTCCAGGGCACGCTGTCGCGCCCTGCTCCCAAGGACGCGCCCCGGGTGCTGCTGGTGCTGGGCGACGCGTCGGGCACGCTGTCGGAGGTCTGGTACATGAAGCGCGGCTCGCTGCATGGCGCCGCGCTGGAGGCCGCGGGGGCGCGCAACGCCGTGGCCGAGGACGGCGCCGGCCCGCCCAACCTGTCGCTGGAGGGGCTCATCGCGGTGGATCCGGACGCGGTGCTGCTGCTCGTCACCGCTGCGGAAATGGACGCCGGGCAGCAGGCCCTGGTGCTCGCGCCGTGGAAGAAGCTCACCGGGCTGCGGGCCGCCCGGGAGGACCGGGTGCGGCTGGTCATCGGTCCCGACGTGCAGTCCACCGGGCCGGCCATCCTCGACGTCGTGGAGCGGCTGCGCTCCGCCCTGGGCACCCTGCCCTCCGCGCGATGA
- a CDS encoding polysaccharide deacetylase family protein encodes MSFRIPLSRALCAAVFLCASSAFAASPFTEGMVSIALDDGWTTQYTLARPALNSRGLRATYYVVTDAVDQGWSGYMSLAQVRTLHAENHEIASHTRTHADLTSLTPAQLTSELHDSRAYLAANVGAMCGSNFASPYGAYNATVMTSLKAEYASHRTINAGRNYRDTVVYELRANDVSSAVSVATVKGWINQAIAEKSWLIILFHEFTTGTPTRTTQYRSTNFASILNHVTSTGIRTVTVAEGLALTDGLTNAPPSVGTVIYDDAMGSGFQDWSWATHDLDEAVTVHAGSTAIRFEPDYWEALMFHHTGLDLSLYQSIDLWVHGGTSGGQQLRLALYDNATHLGSINLASVLGHPIAAGTWQKVSIPLSLLGATSGTVNDFYVSDDSGSDQGAVYVDDFVLVPH; translated from the coding sequence ATGTCTTTCCGGATTCCGTTGTCCCGCGCGCTCTGCGCCGCGGTGTTCCTTTGCGCTTCTTCCGCCTTCGCCGCCTCGCCCTTCACGGAAGGGATGGTCTCCATCGCGTTGGATGACGGCTGGACCACGCAGTACACGCTCGCGCGGCCGGCGCTTAACTCACGCGGCCTCCGTGCCACGTACTACGTGGTCACCGACGCGGTGGATCAAGGCTGGAGCGGCTACATGAGCCTCGCGCAGGTGCGGACGCTCCACGCGGAGAACCATGAAATCGCCAGCCACACGCGCACGCACGCGGACCTCACCTCGCTGACGCCCGCGCAGCTCACGTCGGAGCTGCACGACTCGCGCGCCTACCTGGCCGCGAACGTCGGCGCGATGTGCGGCAGCAACTTCGCCTCTCCCTATGGCGCGTACAACGCGACGGTGATGACGTCACTGAAGGCGGAGTACGCCAGCCACCGCACCATCAACGCGGGCCGCAACTACCGCGACACCGTCGTCTACGAGCTGCGCGCCAACGACGTGTCGAGCGCGGTGTCGGTGGCGACGGTGAAGGGGTGGATCAACCAGGCCATCGCGGAGAAGAGCTGGCTCATCATCCTCTTCCACGAGTTCACCACCGGCACGCCCACGCGCACGACGCAGTACAGGTCCACGAACTTCGCCAGCATCCTCAACCACGTGACGTCGACCGGCATCCGCACCGTCACCGTGGCGGAGGGCCTGGCGCTGACGGACGGCCTCACGAACGCCCCGCCATCGGTGGGCACGGTCATCTACGACGACGCGATGGGCAGCGGGTTCCAGGACTGGAGCTGGGCGACGCACGACCTGGATGAGGCCGTCACGGTGCACGCCGGCTCCACGGCGATCCGCTTCGAGCCGGACTACTGGGAGGCGCTGATGTTCCACCACACCGGGCTGGACCTGTCGCTGTACCAGTCCATCGACCTGTGGGTGCACGGCGGCACGTCCGGCGGGCAGCAGCTGCGGCTGGCGCTCTACGACAACGCCACGCACCTGGGCAGCATCAACCTGGCGTCGGTGCTGGGCCACCCCATCGCGGCGGGGACCTGGCAGAAGGTGTCCATCCCGCTGAGCCTGCTGGGCGCGACGTCCGGCACGGTGAACGACTTCTACGTGTCGGACGACTCCGGGTCGGACCAGGGCGCGGTGTACGTGGACGACTTCGTGCTCGTCCCGCACTGA
- a CDS encoding glycoside hydrolase family 16 protein codes for MSSPTRAGLVAAGFLATLSGCSPEPEAPSGAPVEESGYGQTQQGERSYDPGAGWNLTWQDDFTGTSLNTGAWTVLTSNWDPVTNNCNFGTGELEYPRAQNVTVGNGKLIITGERTGDNPTDPRCPGNHRSFYSGRLHTKGKVEGRYGKIVASIKIPPGYGMWPAFWTLGSNMSSAGWPAAGEIDILEWHSNEPTWMKSALHWHNGGQADWGTGASRGVDLSQDFHTYEVEWNANSIVFRLDRDFVSTATFGHNESEFQQPHYLILNLAMGGNWYGHPSPNAIDLPWGARKTMEVEWVRWYQPGGSQSLGLTNAGFEQGLTGWNTWGTTSAAISETYNGGHSGSYHLTHWTSGAPFESWTYQTKSGLQAGTYKLRAWFRKGGTFDFARFQVKTCGSCAPAITNLGTYGGYTLLETPAISVPANGYLEFGLHSKAPTHNGSSFIHMDDVELVRL; via the coding sequence ATGTCTTCCCCCACTCGTGCTGGCCTCGTCGCGGCAGGCTTCCTCGCCACCCTCTCCGGCTGTTCGCCCGAGCCGGAAGCGCCCTCCGGGGCCCCCGTGGAGGAGAGCGGCTATGGCCAGACGCAGCAGGGCGAGCGCTCCTATGATCCGGGCGCGGGCTGGAACCTGACCTGGCAGGACGACTTCACCGGCACGTCGCTGAACACGGGCGCGTGGACGGTGCTGACGAGCAACTGGGATCCCGTCACCAACAACTGCAACTTCGGCACGGGCGAGCTGGAGTACCCGCGCGCGCAGAACGTGACGGTGGGCAACGGCAAGCTGATCATCACGGGCGAGCGCACGGGCGACAACCCCACGGACCCGCGCTGCCCCGGCAACCACCGTTCGTTCTACTCCGGCCGCCTGCACACCAAGGGCAAGGTGGAGGGGCGCTACGGGAAGATCGTCGCGAGCATCAAGATTCCCCCCGGCTACGGCATGTGGCCGGCGTTCTGGACGCTGGGCTCCAACATGTCCAGCGCGGGCTGGCCCGCCGCGGGGGAGATCGACATCCTGGAGTGGCACTCCAACGAGCCCACCTGGATGAAGTCCGCGCTGCACTGGCACAACGGCGGGCAGGCGGACTGGGGCACCGGCGCCAGCCGTGGCGTGGACCTGTCGCAGGACTTCCACACGTATGAGGTGGAGTGGAACGCCAACAGCATCGTGTTCCGGTTGGACCGCGACTTCGTGTCCACGGCGACCTTCGGCCACAACGAGTCGGAGTTCCAGCAGCCGCACTACCTCATCCTGAACCTCGCGATGGGCGGCAACTGGTACGGCCACCCGTCACCGAACGCCATCGACCTGCCGTGGGGCGCCCGGAAGACGATGGAGGTCGAGTGGGTGCGCTGGTACCAGCCCGGTGGCTCGCAGTCGCTGGGGCTCACCAACGCGGGCTTCGAGCAGGGCCTGACGGGCTGGAACACCTGGGGCACCACGTCCGCCGCCATCTCGGAGACGTACAACGGCGGGCACTCGGGCAGCTACCACCTGACGCACTGGACGTCGGGCGCGCCCTTCGAGTCCTGGACGTACCAGACGAAGTCCGGCCTGCAGGCGGGCACGTACAAGCTGCGCGCGTGGTTCCGCAAGGGCGGCACGTTCGACTTCGCGCGCTTCCAGGTGAAGACCTGCGGCTCGTGCGCGCCGGCCATCACCAACCTGGGCACCTACGGCGGCTACACGCTGCTGGAGACGCCCGCCATCTCCGTGCCGGCCAACGGCTACCTGGAGTTCGGCCTGCACAGCAAGGCGCCCACGCACAACGGCTCCAGCTTCATCCACATGGATGACGTGGAGCTGGTCCGCCTCTAA
- a CDS encoding ABC transporter substrate-binding protein: MRIPLPLRGLGFALVTLVLVACRIESAAPSGGAAVSQAATPSGEVWVYTSMYRHVLDALEPLLKERLPGVQVHWYQAGSEKVSSRLEAERAAGAVRADVLMTSDPFLYERLARDGAFLRYASVNALRIPRTLLDLEARYAAVRLSTMVLVHRAGAGEAPKSFAALVDGSWKGRVAIGDPLTSGTAFTWAVFMHARQGDAYFAGLRERGAVVAGGNAAVLQKVESGEVDAGVLLLENALAARAKGSPVEVVWPDDGAVVIPGPVGLFATTRNPVAAKALVDVLLSPEGQRIIVEKGDMHAVDPRLGGPRGEPGVEGLLGRARAWSPALLDQGLRHGGDIKEAFSRAFAR; the protein is encoded by the coding sequence ATGCGCATCCCCCTCCCGCTCCGGGGTCTTGGCTTCGCCCTCGTGACCCTCGTCCTGGTCGCGTGTCGCATCGAATCCGCCGCGCCGTCGGGTGGGGCCGCCGTGTCGCAGGCCGCGACGCCCTCCGGTGAGGTGTGGGTCTACACGTCGATGTACCGGCACGTCCTGGACGCGCTGGAGCCGCTGCTCAAGGAGCGGCTGCCCGGCGTGCAGGTGCACTGGTACCAGGCGGGCAGCGAGAAGGTGTCCAGCCGCCTGGAGGCGGAGCGGGCCGCGGGCGCGGTGCGCGCGGACGTGCTGATGACGTCGGATCCGTTCCTCTACGAACGGCTGGCGCGGGACGGGGCGTTCCTCCGGTACGCGTCCGTGAACGCGCTGCGCATCCCCCGCACGCTGCTGGACCTGGAGGCGAGGTACGCGGCGGTGCGGCTGTCCACGATGGTGCTGGTGCACCGGGCGGGGGCGGGCGAGGCGCCGAAGTCGTTCGCGGCGCTGGTGGATGGGAGCTGGAAGGGGAGGGTCGCCATTGGGGATCCGCTCACGTCGGGCACGGCGTTCACCTGGGCGGTGTTCATGCATGCGCGGCAGGGCGACGCGTACTTCGCGGGGCTGCGGGAGCGGGGCGCGGTGGTGGCGGGCGGCAACGCGGCCGTGCTCCAGAAGGTGGAGAGCGGCGAGGTGGACGCGGGCGTGCTGCTCCTGGAGAACGCGCTCGCGGCGAGGGCGAAGGGCAGCCCCGTCGAGGTGGTTTGGCCCGACGATGGCGCCGTCGTCATCCCCGGCCCGGTGGGGCTGTTCGCGACGACGCGCAACCCGGTGGCGGCGAAGGCGCTGGTGGACGTGCTGCTGTCCCCGGAAGGCCAGCGCATCATCGTGGAGAAAGGCGACATGCACGCGGTGGATCCGCGCCTGGGCGGACCTCGTGGCGAGCCCGGCGTGGAGGGCCTGCTGGGCCGTGCGCGAGCCTGGTCCCCGGCGCTGCTGGACCAGGGGCTGCGGCACGGGGGCGACATCAAGGAAGCCTTCAGCCGGGCGTTCGCGCGATGA